The following are from one region of the Ischnura elegans chromosome X, ioIscEleg1.1, whole genome shotgun sequence genome:
- the LOC124171903 gene encoding uncharacterized protein LOC124171903 isoform X2, with protein sequence MPPRFNIYCRCVHGVVTSRDRYFISVRSMSAATHRWSTPDENFLSFQWWRKKFLTVQHLYDEVTGLKEVHDAQSRVIDAEKNFVLAQEERRKIQSQLSALQKKLKQIYGELDKTPRGEERYVQLVTLVLWEDQYKFG encoded by the exons ATGCCGCCTCGGTTCAATATTTATTGCCGTTGCGTACATGGGGTGGTCACTAGCCGCGATCGTTATTTCATCTCAGTGCGATCTATGTCTGCAGCAACGCATAGGTGGTCTACACcggatgaaaattttctttcattccaatGGTGGAGGAAAAAATTCCTTACTGTGCAACATCTGTACGATGAGGTTACTGGGTTGAAAGAAGTACACGATGCTCAAAGTAGAGTTATTGAT GCCGAGAAGAATTTTGTGTTGGCTcaagaagaaaggagaaaaattcAGTCCCAACTATCGGCGCTCCAAAAGAAATTGAAACAGATTTATGGGGAATTAGACAAAACGCCTCGAGGGGAGGAGAGATACGTTCAGCTAGTGACGTTG
- the LOC124171903 gene encoding mitochondrial potassium channel-like isoform X1, protein MPPRFNIYCRCVHGVVTSRDRYFISVRSMSAATHRWSTPDENFLSFQWWRKKFLTVQHLYDEVTGLKEVHDAQSRVIDAEKNFVLAQEERRKIQSQLSALQKKLKQIYGELDKTPRGEERYVQLVTLEHAVIKEEKMISEVFHEKEREERDYFSVLSSAVKMGHEKERAQAERTKYWSIIGSVFGTLLGVIASSIMNDLRMKELRNIVGKAVNIDAANQKDYSEFLTEHNNKLETLVATVQKLNGDPVMSSEPVNLVMENHELLTESNNKLEILLATVQKLNDNLVVSTEQGEIVLENRVVMPDFLTISLVVSAVVICLKLIM, encoded by the exons ATGCCGCCTCGGTTCAATATTTATTGCCGTTGCGTACATGGGGTGGTCACTAGCCGCGATCGTTATTTCATCTCAGTGCGATCTATGTCTGCAGCAACGCATAGGTGGTCTACACcggatgaaaattttctttcattccaatGGTGGAGGAAAAAATTCCTTACTGTGCAACATCTGTACGATGAGGTTACTGGGTTGAAAGAAGTACACGATGCTCAAAGTAGAGTTATTGAT GCCGAGAAGAATTTTGTGTTGGCTcaagaagaaaggagaaaaattcAGTCCCAACTATCGGCGCTCCAAAAGAAATTGAAACAGATTTATGGGGAATTAGACAAAACGCCTCGAGGGGAGGAGAGATACGTTCAGCTAGTGACGTTG GAACATGCCGTTATTAAGGAAGAAAAGATGATCAGTGAGGTATTtcatgagaaagagagagaagaaaggGATTATTTCAGTGTTTTGTCCTCGGCTGTCAAGATGGGCCACGAGAAAGAGAGAGCCCAAGCAGAAAGGACGAAATATTGGTCGATAATAGGGTCGGTGTTTGGTACTTTACTTGGAGTGATTGCTAGCTCTATTATGAATGATCTTCGCATGAAAGAGCTCAGGAATATAGTTGGCAAGGCTGTTAATATTGATGCTGCAAACCAAAAAGATTATTCTGAGTTTTTAACGGAACATAATAATAAGCTGGAAACTCTTGTAGCCACTGTTCAGAAGTTGAATGGTGATCCGGTTATGAGCTCAGAACCCGTGAATTTAGTAATGGAGAACCATGAGCTTTTGACTGAGAGTAACAATAAGCTGGAAATACTATTAGCCACTGTTCAAAAGTTGAATGATAATCTAGTGGTTAGCACTGAGCAAGGGGAAATAGTTTTGGAGAACCGTGTTGTCATGCCAGATTTTTTAACTATATCCTTAGTAGTTTCAGCTGTGGTCATATGCCTTAAattaatcatgtaa